A region from the Muribaculum gordoncarteri genome encodes:
- a CDS encoding alpha-L-fucosidase — MKHLRKILAAMCLSAVVSGFAADYVPSPEIKKAQAQFEDARFGIFLHWGLYSMFAQGEWYLNYGVNAEEYAKSARAFYPADFDAAAWVSAIKAAGAKYICITSRHHDGFSMWGTKQSPYNIVDATPFGRDVLKELADECHRQGVRLHFYYSHIDWTREDYPQGRTGHDTGRDSTKVNWPGYYDFMNAQLTELLTNYGEIGAIWFDGWWDHDEDTVPFDWQLDEQYAMIHRLQPSCLIGNNHHQSPYPGEDIQIFERDLPGENTAGLSGQEVSRLPLETCQTMNGMWGYKIKDQDYKSVKELVHYLVKAAGMGANLLLNIGPQPNGELPAAALDRLKGIGEWMNRYGETFYGTKAGDFPAQEWGTTTRKGDRLFVHILNAKSNEIELPLTCKVKKAFTYDGKKPVKTVKTPGGVKLVLDEVPDGIDHIVELQTSGR; from the coding sequence ATGAAACACTTGAGAAAAATTTTGGCGGCAATGTGTCTGTCGGCCGTCGTTTCAGGCTTTGCGGCCGATTATGTACCGTCGCCTGAGATAAAGAAAGCACAGGCTCAATTTGAGGACGCCCGGTTCGGAATATTTCTACACTGGGGACTTTACAGCATGTTTGCACAGGGAGAGTGGTATCTCAACTACGGAGTGAATGCCGAGGAGTATGCCAAGTCGGCACGAGCTTTCTATCCGGCCGATTTTGATGCAGCCGCCTGGGTGAGTGCCATAAAGGCTGCCGGTGCCAAATATATATGTATAACATCGCGTCATCACGACGGATTTTCGATGTGGGGCACAAAGCAGTCGCCTTATAACATTGTCGATGCCACGCCGTTTGGTCGCGATGTGCTGAAGGAGCTTGCCGACGAGTGTCACCGTCAGGGCGTAAGGCTTCACTTCTACTACTCCCACATCGACTGGACGCGTGAGGATTATCCTCAAGGACGCACAGGTCACGACACAGGACGTGACTCTACAAAGGTCAATTGGCCGGGATATTACGATTTCATGAACGCCCAGCTTACCGAACTGCTCACCAATTACGGCGAGATTGGCGCAATATGGTTTGACGGATGGTGGGACCATGACGAGGATACGGTGCCGTTTGACTGGCAGCTCGACGAACAGTATGCGATGATACATCGCCTGCAACCGTCGTGTCTTATCGGTAACAATCACCATCAGTCGCCCTATCCCGGCGAGGACATTCAGATATTTGAGCGTGACCTTCCGGGCGAGAACACCGCAGGACTGTCGGGTCAGGAGGTGTCGAGGCTGCCACTTGAAACGTGTCAGACCATGAACGGAATGTGGGGATATAAAATAAAGGATCAGGACTATAAATCGGTTAAGGAGCTTGTGCACTATCTTGTAAAGGCAGCAGGAATGGGTGCCAACCTGCTCCTCAACATAGGCCCGCAGCCCAATGGCGAGCTTCCGGCGGCCGCTCTCGACCGACTGAAAGGTATCGGCGAGTGGATGAACCGTTACGGAGAAACATTCTACGGCACAAAGGCGGGTGACTTCCCGGCACAGGAGTGGGGCACCACCACCCGCAAGGGCGACCGCCTCTTTGTGCATATCCTCAACGCCAAGAGCAATGAGATAGAGCTTCCATTGACCTGCAAGGTGAAAAAGGCGTTTACCTACGACGGCAAGAAGCCCGTGAAAACCGTGAAGACACCGGGCGGCGTCAAGCTTGTGCTCGATGAGGTGCCCGACGGCATCGACCATATAGTTGAACTGCAAACATCGGGACGGTAA
- a CDS encoding SIMPL domain-containing protein, producing the protein MTKSFVSAIVSALMVVSCLSASAQSIIEVTGSATINIVPDRITVEIGMEEYFIPDEYNLGDSTLVGIKAVERGVMKVLLGAGVPDSMINVSDMGNYRDRNSTGEFLMAKRLSAVVTDMDQLDNIARRVDRKGITSFNISKIDNSDMGRYNRQGLKSALDAAREKAEFIAANEGLVIVKPVEIVENSPGYNDGAMFSNVAYGGGSGMDGMRRIVRRYSVTVKYQFSDKKS; encoded by the coding sequence ATGACAAAGAGTTTTGTATCGGCAATCGTGTCGGCGTTGATGGTTGTGTCGTGTCTTTCGGCAAGCGCACAGTCGATAATTGAGGTTACCGGCTCGGCGACAATCAACATCGTGCCCGACAGAATTACCGTTGAAATAGGCATGGAGGAGTACTTCATCCCCGACGAGTATAATCTCGGCGACAGCACTCTTGTGGGAATCAAAGCTGTGGAGCGTGGTGTCATGAAGGTTCTTTTAGGAGCGGGTGTGCCCGATTCGATGATAAATGTTTCCGATATGGGAAATTATCGCGACCGCAACTCAACGGGTGAGTTTCTTATGGCCAAGAGGCTGTCGGCGGTCGTTACCGACATGGACCAGCTTGACAATATTGCGCGAAGGGTCGATCGCAAGGGAATAACGAGTTTCAATATCTCGAAAATCGATAACTCCGACATGGGGCGATATAACCGTCAGGGATTGAAATCGGCTCTTGACGCCGCTCGTGAAAAGGCCGAGTTTATCGCGGCCAACGAGGGACTGGTAATTGTCAAGCCTGTGGAAATAGTAGAGAACAGTCCGGGCTATAATGACGGTGCCATGTTCAGCAATGTTGCCTACGGAGGCGGTTCGGGCATGGATGGCATGCGCCGCATCGTGCGTCGTTACAGCGTTACGGTTAAGTATCAGTTCTCTGACAAAAAATCTTGA
- a CDS encoding alpha-L-fucosidase: MNYRKCLLAALLIPAAVLSQNYEVPVSEAQEPMMKGKYDATWESLSQYEVPEWFRDAKFGIWAHWGPQCVEGSGDWMARSMYIEGSNEYKHHVANYGHPSEVGFKDILPLFKAEKWDPDYLVGLYKKIGAKYFFALGNHHDNFDLWDSQYQEWNSKAIGPKRDLLAEWAEACRKHGLKFGVSLHADHAWSWYEPSRRYDRNGDKAGVPYDGRMTKEDGKGKWWEGLDPQNLYAQNHPDSYGSWSDGMIHRQWAWGNGVAVPTVEYCTNFYNRTLDVINRYNPDLLYFDVTGVPFYPISDAGLKIAAHFYNHNSATHPKDFSAVMFGKILNDTQKEALVWDVERGAPNNIPEKPWQTCSCIGGWHYNTDIYKNNWYKSAASVVKLLVDVVSKNGNLLLSIPLRADGTFDEKEEEIINGIGDWMAVNSECIYSTRPWHIFGEGPIAESDIAINAQGFNEGSYTVATSKEIRFTQTPKHLYAIALAWPDDNIVHIKALADGSEYHKGRIKSVELLGYGKVKFTRTTDGLAVNLPADAKRSVAPVLRIKK; the protein is encoded by the coding sequence ATGAATTATCGCAAATGTCTTCTTGCAGCGCTGCTCATTCCGGCAGCGGTTTTAAGTCAGAATTATGAAGTTCCGGTGTCGGAGGCTCAGGAACCGATGATGAAGGGAAAATATGACGCTACGTGGGAATCATTGTCGCAATATGAAGTGCCTGAATGGTTCCGTGACGCAAAGTTCGGAATATGGGCCCATTGGGGGCCTCAGTGTGTTGAGGGTTCGGGCGACTGGATGGCCCGGTCAATGTATATAGAGGGTTCCAATGAATATAAGCATCATGTGGCCAACTACGGACACCCGTCGGAAGTAGGCTTCAAGGACATCCTTCCACTTTTCAAAGCCGAGAAGTGGGATCCCGACTATCTTGTAGGGCTGTATAAGAAGATAGGTGCCAAGTATTTCTTTGCACTCGGCAACCATCATGACAACTTCGACCTCTGGGACAGCCAATATCAGGAGTGGAACTCCAAGGCAATCGGGCCGAAGCGTGACCTGCTCGCCGAGTGGGCCGAGGCTTGCCGCAAGCATGGATTGAAATTTGGCGTAAGCCTGCATGCCGACCATGCCTGGTCATGGTATGAACCTTCGCGACGCTATGACCGTAACGGCGACAAGGCCGGTGTGCCCTACGACGGACGCATGACTAAGGAGGATGGCAAAGGCAAATGGTGGGAGGGCCTCGACCCGCAGAATCTCTACGCCCAGAACCACCCCGACAGCTATGGCTCATGGAGCGACGGCATGATTCACCGTCAGTGGGCGTGGGGCAACGGTGTCGCCGTGCCTACTGTGGAATATTGCACCAATTTCTACAACCGCACGCTCGATGTAATCAACCGTTACAACCCCGACTTGCTCTATTTCGATGTCACGGGAGTGCCGTTCTATCCCATAAGCGATGCCGGCCTTAAAATAGCCGCCCATTTCTATAATCACAACTCGGCCACACATCCCAAAGATTTTTCGGCTGTAATGTTTGGCAAGATACTGAACGACACGCAGAAGGAGGCTCTCGTGTGGGATGTTGAGCGTGGCGCTCCCAACAACATCCCCGAAAAGCCGTGGCAGACATGCTCATGCATAGGCGGATGGCACTATAACACCGATATTTATAAGAACAACTGGTATAAGTCGGCTGCCTCGGTGGTGAAACTCCTTGTCGATGTCGTAAGCAAGAACGGTAATCTGTTATTGAGCATCCCTCTTCGTGCCGACGGCACATTTGACGAGAAGGAGGAGGAGATCATAAACGGCATAGGTGATTGGATGGCCGTGAACAGCGAGTGCATCTACTCGACCCGGCCGTGGCACATATTCGGCGAAGGCCCTATTGCCGAGTCGGACATTGCCATAAACGCTCAGGGTTTCAACGAGGGTTCCTATACGGTGGCCACATCCAAGGAGATACGCTTCACCCAGACTCCCAAGCATCTTTATGCTATAGCACTTGCGTGGCCCGACGACAACATAGTGCACATCAAGGCTCTTGCCGACGGGTCGGAGTATCATAAAGGGCGAATAAAGAGCGTGGAGCTGCTGGGATATGGAAAGGTGAAATTCACCCGTACCACCGACGGTCTTGCCGTAAATCTCCCTGCCGATGCCAAGCGCAGCGTCGCTCCCGTGTTGCGCATAAAGAAGTAA
- a CDS encoding AraC family transcriptional regulator produces the protein MSAINVRPNLLMLNVGHALHNADWNFKDVSSPFTRLYYVTEGNAELILPNGRVRLRPHHLYIIPAFTLHTNVCTSLFKHYYIHVYEDSSSGVSIIENFDFPTELEATPIELELFKSICEHNTSMVLKNVDPRIYDNKHSLIECVRLNRERPLFDRMESMGIILQLMSRFMRHARPKYEASDKRIKLALEYLNENITEPISIETLASEACLSRDHFIKLFKQELGCTPGQFIIDKKLIKAQLMLATENTSIKDIAYSLGYDDYSYFSRLFRKHTSMTPQNYRNSFNN, from the coding sequence ATGAGTGCGATAAATGTCAGACCAAACCTGTTGATGCTTAATGTGGGTCACGCCCTGCACAACGCCGACTGGAACTTCAAGGATGTGAGCAGCCCGTTCACACGCCTCTACTATGTGACCGAAGGTAACGCCGAACTGATTCTCCCCAACGGCCGGGTGCGACTGCGTCCCCACCACCTCTATATCATCCCTGCATTCACGCTCCACACCAATGTGTGTACATCGCTGTTCAAGCACTATTACATACACGTGTATGAGGACTCGTCATCGGGAGTGAGCATAATAGAGAATTTCGACTTCCCCACCGAACTTGAAGCCACTCCTATAGAGCTTGAGCTCTTTAAAAGCATCTGTGAGCACAACACATCAATGGTGTTGAAGAATGTCGACCCGCGCATCTACGACAACAAGCACTCCCTCATCGAATGCGTAAGACTAAACCGCGAACGCCCGCTGTTTGACCGCATGGAGTCGATGGGGATAATACTGCAGCTGATGTCACGATTCATGCGTCACGCACGACCTAAATACGAAGCATCGGACAAGCGCATAAAGCTCGCCCTCGAATACCTCAACGAAAACATCACCGAGCCTATATCGATCGAAACACTCGCAAGCGAGGCTTGCCTGTCACGCGACCACTTCATAAAGCTGTTCAAGCAGGAACTCGGATGCACCCCGGGACAGTTCATCATCGACAAGAAGCTGATAAAGGCACAGCTCATGCTCGCCACCGAAAACACCTCGATAAAGGACATTGCCTATTCGCTCGGATATGACGACTACTCCTACTTTTCGCGACTGTTTCGCAAGCACACATCCATGACCCCGCAGAACTACCGCAACAGCTTCAACAACTGA
- a CDS encoding glycoside hydrolase family 25 protein, whose translation MKSKIIILVIALTLIASVGIMLYLVKIRGVAHAVNVSRDEYPILGVDLSSHNGDIDFNRLKADSVDFVMLKATEGTTFKDPKFNRNYTEARKAGISHIGAYHFFRFDTDGEMQAMNLINSLQGKTIDLPVAIDLEEWTNPKHLDTDEVVTRLQAMIDYLEINGLTILFYTNKDGYQRFVRDRFDDYPLWICSFTDPPLGDDNNDWALWQYSHWGWTEACDTEVDLNTFNGDREQWLQWVKSSTF comes from the coding sequence ATGAAGTCAAAGATTATAATATTGGTGATTGCGCTGACCCTGATAGCCTCGGTGGGCATCATGCTCTATCTCGTGAAGATACGCGGAGTTGCCCATGCCGTCAATGTGTCACGCGACGAGTATCCCATTCTCGGAGTAGACCTGTCGTCACATAACGGCGACATCGACTTCAACAGACTGAAGGCCGATTCGGTCGACTTCGTGATGCTGAAAGCCACCGAAGGCACCACATTCAAGGACCCGAAATTCAACCGCAACTACACCGAGGCGCGCAAAGCCGGCATAAGCCACATCGGAGCCTACCACTTCTTCCGTTTCGACACCGACGGCGAGATGCAGGCGATGAACCTCATCAACAGCCTCCAGGGCAAGACCATCGACCTGCCCGTAGCCATTGACCTTGAGGAGTGGACCAATCCCAAGCATCTCGACACCGATGAAGTGGTGACACGCCTGCAGGCAATGATCGACTATCTCGAAATCAACGGCCTCACAATATTGTTTTATACCAATAAGGACGGATACCAGCGATTTGTCCGCGACCGTTTTGACGACTATCCCTTGTGGATATGCTCATTTACCGACCCTCCACTCGGCGACGACAACAACGACTGGGCCCTCTGGCAATACAGCCACTGGGGATGGACCGAAGCCTGCGACACCGAAGTCGACCTCAACACATTCAACGGCGACCGTGAGCAATGGCTTCAATGGGTGAAATCGTCAACATTCTGA
- a CDS encoding 3-phosphoshikimate 1-carboxyvinyltransferase — translation MPEGIIDLPLSKSISNRVLILNALTGNRGRIERTAECDDTAVMLTALSQTSDEVNIGAAGTAMRFLTAYFAMQPGRTVTITGTERMCNRPIALLVDALRQCGASIEYVDKEGYPPLKIHGCRLTGGDITLPASVSSQYVSALLMTAPLMEHGLKLTLTDGIVSLPYIKMTLGLMKEWGVDSDFTDNVITVEPQHYTPVDFKVEADWSAASYWYEIEALSSGDLSLRGLSRNSLQGDSHVADFFTGLGVNSEWDGDVMELMPSPDLTPRITLDMSEQPDLAQTVVVTCAMLGLPFHITGLSTLKIKETDRLTALRDELRKLSFVIDIVDDNALEWEGARCPVDTSRPVVIDTYQDHRMAMAFAPVVLYIPGLIIRNADVVTKSYPEYWDHLRSIGFTTKEVDADTLLNNI, via the coding sequence ATGCCTGAAGGCATAATCGACCTTCCGCTATCAAAGAGCATCAGCAACCGAGTGCTTATACTGAATGCGCTCACGGGCAACCGTGGCCGAATCGAGCGAACGGCCGAATGTGACGACACCGCCGTGATGCTCACGGCACTGTCGCAGACATCCGATGAAGTCAACATCGGTGCCGCAGGTACCGCCATGAGATTTCTCACCGCCTACTTCGCGATGCAACCCGGACGCACCGTGACGATAACCGGTACGGAGCGAATGTGCAACCGTCCCATAGCGCTGCTTGTCGACGCACTCCGTCAGTGCGGAGCATCGATCGAGTATGTGGACAAGGAAGGTTATCCTCCACTGAAAATCCACGGATGCCGACTGACGGGAGGCGACATAACGCTGCCGGCATCGGTCAGCTCGCAATATGTGTCGGCGTTGCTCATGACAGCACCGCTGATGGAACACGGCCTAAAGCTGACGCTAACCGATGGCATAGTGTCGCTACCCTATATCAAGATGACGCTCGGACTTATGAAGGAATGGGGCGTCGACAGCGACTTTACCGACAATGTGATAACGGTAGAGCCTCAACACTACACACCCGTCGACTTCAAAGTAGAGGCCGACTGGTCGGCAGCATCCTACTGGTATGAAATTGAAGCTCTCTCATCGGGCGACCTCTCGTTGAGAGGATTGTCACGCAACAGCCTGCAGGGCGACAGTCACGTTGCCGACTTCTTTACCGGACTCGGAGTCAACTCGGAGTGGGACGGTGATGTGATGGAACTTATGCCGTCGCCCGACCTCACCCCACGCATCACGCTCGACATGAGCGAGCAGCCCGACCTTGCTCAGACAGTGGTTGTGACCTGCGCGATGCTGGGACTGCCCTTCCACATCACCGGCCTGTCGACATTGAAGATAAAGGAAACCGACCGCCTCACCGCCCTGCGCGACGAGTTGCGCAAGCTGTCGTTTGTCATCGACATAGTCGACGACAACGCCCTCGAATGGGAAGGCGCGAGATGTCCTGTCGACACATCACGCCCTGTTGTCATAGACACCTATCAGGATCATCGCATGGCTATGGCATTCGCCCCGGTGGTCCTATACATTCCCGGACTAATAATACGTAACGCCGATGTAGTGACCAAGTCCTATCCCGAATATTGGGATCACCTGCGCAGCATCGGTTTCACAACCAAGGAGGTCGACGCCGACACCTTGCTCAACAATATATAA
- a CDS encoding phospholipase: protein MEVSLIIIGALAIVGIALYLHDRYARRKPSQQEEEPEPQPQEQEECCGMHITCERDSLLASVSETIEYYDDEELDAFKGRDPESYTDDEIEQFRDVLLTLLPQDIAGWGRSIQLRGIELPPAVREELLMIVAEARHDAVNPN, encoded by the coding sequence ATGGAAGTAAGTCTCATAATAATAGGTGCGCTGGCCATTGTGGGAATAGCTCTCTACCTGCATGACCGATATGCACGCCGCAAGCCCTCGCAGCAGGAGGAAGAGCCGGAGCCTCAGCCTCAGGAACAAGAAGAGTGCTGTGGAATGCACATCACCTGCGAGCGCGATTCGCTCCTTGCATCGGTGAGCGAAACAATCGAGTACTACGATGACGAGGAGCTCGACGCTTTCAAGGGACGCGACCCCGAGTCCTACACCGACGATGAAATCGAGCAGTTTCGCGATGTGCTTCTCACGTTGCTCCCTCAGGACATAGCCGGCTGGGGCCGAAGCATCCAGCTGCGCGGCATCGAACTGCCGCCAGCCGTGCGCGAAGAGCTGCTCATGATAGTGGCCGAAGCCCGTCACGATGCTGTGAATCCCAACTAA
- a CDS encoding metal ABC transporter permease, with amino-acid sequence MDYLQYAFFRNAVIGILIISVAAAMIGTYIITRRMVSITGGITHACFGGLGLGYYLGISPVFMAAVFAVTSSMGVEWIASRYRIREDSAIAVIWSLGMALGILFVFLTPGYVPELNGFLFGNILTIGTSDLWAFAAYTVVLVTFFALFRRTIIACAFDSDFAQVSGLPVRFINYAMTVLVAVCIVLTIRLVGIMLLLSMVTVPVLIAETWSRRFISIMLAAIVISIVSSLGGLLVATIIDVPCSAIIVLLQVALYFVARIGKDISLKRPIR; translated from the coding sequence ATGGACTATCTACAATACGCCTTCTTCAGAAACGCAGTCATAGGCATACTCATCATCTCGGTCGCAGCCGCCATGATAGGCACCTACATCATCACGCGACGCATGGTGTCGATAACCGGCGGCATAACCCACGCCTGCTTCGGCGGACTCGGATTGGGATATTACCTCGGCATAAGCCCCGTGTTTATGGCTGCGGTATTTGCCGTCACATCGTCGATGGGTGTCGAGTGGATTGCGTCACGCTACAGAATACGCGAGGACTCGGCAATTGCCGTTATATGGTCGCTCGGCATGGCATTGGGTATCCTGTTTGTCTTTCTCACTCCGGGATATGTCCCCGAACTTAACGGATTCCTGTTTGGCAACATCCTCACGATAGGTACATCCGACCTATGGGCTTTCGCAGCCTACACGGTGGTGCTCGTGACATTCTTCGCACTCTTCCGCCGCACCATAATCGCCTGTGCTTTCGACAGCGACTTCGCTCAGGTGTCGGGCCTGCCGGTGCGTTTCATCAATTACGCCATGACGGTGCTTGTGGCCGTGTGTATCGTTCTCACAATAAGGCTTGTAGGCATTATGCTGTTGCTCTCGATGGTGACAGTGCCGGTGCTTATAGCCGAAACGTGGTCACGACGCTTCATAAGCATAATGCTCGCGGCGATAGTAATCTCCATCGTCAGCAGCCTCGGAGGACTGTTGGTGGCTACAATCATCGATGTTCCATGCTCGGCAATCATCGTGCTACTGCAGGTTGCTCTCTATTTTGTGGCACGAATCGGTAAAGACATTTCGCTTAAACGCCCCATACGCTGA
- the porW gene encoding type IX secretion system periplasmic lipoprotein PorW/SprE encodes MTRSRLYILVIAVTATMLLSGCSTRKNTAASRNYQAFITRYNVYYNGDEHYKSTLEAMERDYADDYSRLLPLHPADARRDPMSPQPSGDFTRSIEKAQKAIELRSIKRRPARKPGRSNDPAYREWLKREEYNPFLHNAWMMLGRSQYASGDFTGAAATFRYIARHFSWLPETVTEAKLWQARCYSVLGWEFEAESLLQGITADDLKSRQLEELYDIACATRFLASGNTEKAIPYIEKAVSKASRWQKPRLYYLLGQLYSRAGDRSAAYNAFGKSTSSATTNRARINARVRQSEVYTSDDITREVKALKRMTRFDSNSDYRGLLYYAIGNLYKSRGDTAQAVTNYMLSQESQPEGNTDKGLTLLSLGDIYFKRKEYVKAQPCYAEAVALLPTAYPGYDSISRRSDILDRLAVYINNINHNDSTLNLADKPEEERTAIIKAYISQLKKRDKEQAEKARREEYFANQQNGDATASSTDGAAAPTSFSLNNDDSWYFYNNAIRNAGRTEFQRRWGARRLEDDWRRRDKSSSTLGVTSTDETDYNDDDVTQSDDERNVTSENPYDVEYYMKQLPLTAEARRRANYIIQDGLYNAALILKDDLHDYPSAARYWERLLSRYPDTPYCIDVYYNMYMMYRRNGDMTQAERYRSLLLDRFPESRYATALRNPDGLERMRDMARHEEELYDKAYSAYIGNRNEEVHEALRTMKRDYPLSDLMPKFMFIDALSYVTENDADRFKNTLKEIVDSYPDADVTPVASAYLAGLNQGRHILSGAENPRGIVWRQALTVDSIAGSADTPAEFELNPDTPQLFILAYPVDEVEANQLLYNVARHNFSSFVIKDFDLECLNFGNIGLLIVKGFANFDELVHYRKVLDDDTSFIMPSKVTPVMISVDDFNTLLRDGRSIDDYFKYVNERAADEPVTVPVPDNEENDNEQ; translated from the coding sequence ATGACCCGCAGCCGCCTTTACATACTCGTCATAGCCGTGACAGCAACAATGCTGTTATCGGGATGCTCAACCCGAAAAAACACTGCGGCAAGCCGCAACTATCAGGCATTCATAACGCGCTATAACGTATATTACAACGGCGACGAGCACTATAAGTCGACACTGGAGGCAATGGAGCGTGACTATGCCGACGACTATTCACGCCTGCTGCCCCTGCATCCGGCCGATGCACGGCGCGACCCCATGTCACCCCAACCGTCGGGCGACTTCACCCGTTCAATCGAAAAAGCACAGAAAGCAATAGAGCTACGCTCGATAAAGCGACGCCCGGCGCGAAAACCGGGACGCTCTAACGACCCGGCCTACCGTGAGTGGCTGAAACGCGAGGAGTACAACCCTTTTCTTCACAATGCGTGGATGATGCTCGGACGCAGCCAATATGCATCGGGCGACTTCACCGGAGCGGCCGCGACATTCCGTTACATTGCGCGTCACTTTTCATGGCTGCCCGAAACTGTGACCGAAGCCAAGCTGTGGCAAGCCCGCTGTTACAGTGTGCTCGGCTGGGAATTTGAGGCCGAAAGCCTGCTGCAGGGCATCACGGCCGATGACCTCAAGTCACGGCAACTTGAAGAGTTATATGACATAGCCTGTGCGACCCGCTTCCTCGCATCAGGCAATACGGAGAAAGCCATTCCTTACATCGAGAAGGCTGTCAGCAAGGCATCGCGATGGCAGAAACCCCGCCTGTACTATCTGCTCGGGCAACTATATTCACGAGCCGGGGATAGATCGGCCGCATATAACGCATTCGGGAAATCGACCTCATCGGCAACAACCAACCGAGCACGCATCAACGCCCGTGTGCGACAAAGCGAGGTGTATACCTCCGATGACATAACGCGCGAAGTAAAGGCACTGAAGCGCATGACACGCTTTGACAGCAACAGCGACTATCGGGGCCTTCTATATTACGCCATCGGCAATCTCTACAAGTCGCGAGGCGACACAGCGCAGGCCGTAACCAACTACATGCTTTCGCAGGAATCACAACCCGAGGGGAATACCGACAAAGGCCTCACCCTGCTGTCGCTCGGTGACATATATTTCAAGCGCAAGGAGTATGTCAAGGCACAACCATGCTACGCCGAAGCGGTGGCACTGCTACCGACTGCATATCCTGGATATGACTCAATAAGCCGACGAAGCGACATCCTTGACCGACTCGCCGTCTACATCAACAACATAAATCACAACGACTCCACACTCAATCTCGCCGACAAACCCGAGGAGGAACGCACAGCTATAATCAAGGCATATATATCACAGCTCAAAAAGCGTGACAAGGAGCAGGCCGAAAAGGCTCGCCGAGAGGAGTATTTCGCCAATCAACAAAATGGTGACGCCACTGCATCGTCAACCGACGGAGCGGCTGCACCGACATCATTCTCACTTAACAACGATGACTCGTGGTACTTCTACAATAACGCAATACGTAACGCGGGACGCACCGAATTTCAACGCCGTTGGGGAGCTCGCCGACTTGAGGATGACTGGCGACGACGCGACAAGAGTTCGTCGACATTAGGCGTGACCTCAACCGACGAAACCGACTACAACGATGACGATGTAACGCAAAGCGATGACGAGCGAAACGTGACATCGGAAAATCCCTACGATGTGGAGTACTACATGAAGCAGTTGCCGCTGACAGCCGAAGCCCGGCGCAGGGCCAACTACATAATTCAGGACGGGCTCTACAACGCTGCGCTGATTCTGAAGGACGATCTGCATGACTACCCTTCGGCTGCCCGTTACTGGGAACGCCTGTTGTCACGCTATCCCGACACACCCTACTGCATCGATGTATATTATAATATGTACATGATGTATCGTCGAAACGGCGACATGACGCAAGCCGAGCGTTATCGCTCACTGTTGCTCGACCGCTTCCCCGAGTCACGTTATGCCACAGCGTTACGTAACCCCGACGGACTTGAACGGATGCGTGACATGGCCCGCCACGAAGAAGAACTTTACGACAAGGCCTACTCGGCCTATATCGGGAATCGAAATGAGGAAGTGCATGAAGCATTGCGCACGATGAAACGTGACTACCCGCTAAGCGACCTGATGCCCAAATTTATGTTTATCGACGCGTTAAGCTATGTCACGGAAAATGACGCCGACCGATTCAAGAACACGTTGAAAGAAATTGTCGACAGCTATCCCGATGCCGATGTGACGCCTGTAGCCTCGGCCTATCTTGCCGGGCTCAATCAGGGCCGTCACATACTCAGCGGAGCGGAGAATCCACGCGGCATTGTGTGGCGACAGGCACTCACCGTCGACTCAATCGCCGGGTCGGCCGACACGCCCGCTGAATTTGAGCTTAATCCCGACACACCGCAACTGTTTATACTCGCATACCCTGTCGACGAAGTAGAAGCCAACCAACTGCTTTACAATGTGGCACGACACAACTTCAGCTCCTTTGTCATAAAGGATTTTGACCTTGAATGTCTAAATTTCGGCAACATCGGGTTGCTGATTGTAAAAGGATTTGCTAACTTTGACGAACTTGTACACTATCGCAAAGTACTTGACGACGACACCTCGTTCATAATGCCGTCCAAAGTGACGCCGGTCATGATCAGTGTCGACGACTTCAACACTTTGCTGCGTGACGGACGGTCGATTGACGACTATTTCAAATATGTCAACGAGCGTGCAGCCGACGAGCCGGTCACCGTCCCCGTGCCTGACAATGAAGAAAACGACAATGAGCAATAA